TATCGATTAATCCAAGATAGGGTTAGTAGTTCCAATTGGGTCTACCTTCTTCCCGAGTCTTCAGCCCTAACTCCCTTTTGTTGCCTGGCGGATGTTCTAGAAGCTAGTCGTTAGGTAGATTAGAAGCCCGACGAGGCAGGTAGGGCTGCGAGTTACTTGCAGTGCACCTAGCTTTGTTGACGCAGATTGGACAGAGTGGAACCAGTGGATCCACAGAGAGATCAGTAGATGATCAACAGATCAAAAATGTATTACAAGCAGCACCAAAAAGCTAAATACAGAATAAAAGCTGGGTATATTATCGTGCAGGGCATCATTTCTGACCTTCCAGAATTCAGCCCGGCCAGAGACAAAAAACATGGTTTTGTACCATCAATGTAGAAACGTGGCATTGAGCTCATGCCTTGTTCGTGCTGTCGTTTTCAGAGCTGTCTTTTTCCAACTCCTTGTGAGCGTGGCTCAGCACACTAGCCCGACGCACAgcctcatcctcaacatcATCCAGCGTATGCAGGAGCTCACCATGCTTGCCATACATGTGAGGCTCCTCATTCGCAATACGCACGACCGAGAAGATGCTCTTCGTCTTTCGGAAGATGCGGTCCATTTCTTCCAGCGACCGACGGGTTGTCTCCggatagaagaagaatacaacCGGAACGATGAATGCGTTACTGTGATTGGTCAGTACGAAGGGTCTGACTGCAGAGACTGCAAGAAAAACTTACATAACGGCGAAAATAATGTAGGTTTGGTAGTCAATGTTATCGAAAGCGACAGGGGTGATCATAACCAcgaggaagttgaagatccAGTTCGACGATGTCGCTAGGGCATTGGCTGGAGCACGAATCTTCAAAGGCACAATTTCGGCGGGATACAGCCAGGTCATTCCCAGCCAGCCGATAGCAAAGAACGTATTGAACACAAATAGGAAGACAATGCAGGCGATGTTGGCTTCCGAGGTTTTGAGACTAGCTGTGATGGCGAGGATAATCATCGAGATTGACATACCCGCGGCACCGAAAAGCATCAGCGTCCGGCGACCAAATTTTTCGATCGTGAACACCGCAATCCAAGAGGCGATGAAGTACTCGGTTCCGTTGCATGCCGCAATCAGTCGAGAGTTGATTAGGGTCATACCCATCTGCTCTTCCAACACAACCGGGATATAGTACGTGATCAGATTGATGCCGGAAATCTGCTGGAACATCTGGTTGACATAGGCCAACACGGTGCGGTGGAAATGACGGTCTTCATCCATGGTGAACATATCCTTGAACGAACCCTTAGCCATCTCCAAAACGGTCGCCTTGATAGCCGTGAACTCAGTCTGCAAGAATGTGGGATCGGTTCCGTCGCCTAACAAAGCCCCCAGCACTTCTTTCGCTTCATCCTCTCTGCCCTTAAGCACAAGCCAGCGGGGAGATTCGGGAAGGAACATGACAAAAGCCAGGATGATAGCGGCAAAGAAGATCTGGAAAGCCAGTGGGAAACGCCAGGCGACCTCATTGGGGTCGGCAAAGAGCAAACCGAAGTCGATCCAGTAACTAATAGTAATACCACAAGTGATCATGGCACCCTCGATCATGACCAGTTTACCACGATGATTGGATTTGCAGCACTCAGACTGCCAAGTGGGCACGGTGGATGTGTTCATGCCGTTTCCTAGCAATTCAATATTAGCTGAGACTTTTCCCCTGGCGCCTTCCGCTACTTACCGAATCCAGTCACCAGACGTCCAACGATCAGTTGGGGCAGCTGGTACGCGGTACACTGCAGTAGAGCTCCAATGACCATGATGAAAGAACCGAGAAAGATAGTTTTACGTCGACCAAGCCAATTTCCAACCCAGATTGTCGGGATAGATCCTGCAAAACATCCTAAGTTGTACGCAGCGACAACAATACCTGCGGTCCAGTTCATTAGCTCCAGCGGTCTCCTACCACGGGTGGTAAAAAAGGTGCAACTTACCTTGGCGAGTAGATTGGGTACTCTGTTCGGCCTGGGTGAGACTATCATAGTACGCACCACTGGTCGCAATGGTGGGGAAATATTTGATAAAGGACTGAAGGGTCAAAAGACCACCGGTGACACCCTGATCATAACCGAATAGTAGAAAGTCCATACCAGCAATAACACCGATGGCGATTTGCAGGGCGTTGCCCTGAAGGCCCAAATACCTGCGACCCATCTTGGAAGCTCTTGCGACTGTGCCCTCCTAACTAATTGGACTAGATTCCCAAACGGGACGAGACTGCTTCAGGTGAGCGGTGATAGGAAGTGGCAGTCTCATGCGATAGTGAAGGGAGACCtaaggagaaagaaagagaggagaaagatGCATTAACGCAAGAATAAATCGGaataaaaggaaaggaagatcAGCAGGATGGTGACAGCAGGGGAATGAACGGGGTTTATAAGTGCAAGGTAAAGGACTGGAGAAGGCACGGCTACGGGGACTaaataatcataatcataataataataaattcattaaaaaaaataaaaaaaaacggATGAGGGTGAAATTCATAAATtctaaatagaatttaaagTTCCACGCATCAGACGGTACTGCACAGGCAAACATTCAATGATACTTACCAGACTTTGCCCAAAAACAGACAGGGGACTTGGGGGTCTCATGGCCTCTGACTAAGAAAAAGTACATGTTCCTTGGGGTCAATTTGGTCAAGGTTGCATGTTTTGGTATCGCAAACGACCCAAAAGTCCTTACAATTCGTCCCATGATTGGGCTACAGGGATTGATTGCGATGGAAGAGAATCTCCACCCAGGTGCCAATCTCACTCTGGATCGAGGTAGTAGTCTGGCGTTAGTACCAATTTCCCCGTCTTTCTCTCCAGGCTTTTGactctccatcctc
This Aspergillus flavus chromosome 1, complete sequence DNA region includes the following protein-coding sequences:
- a CDS encoding sugar transport protein (sugar transporter), which encodes MGRRYLGLQGNALQIAIGVIAGMDFLLFGYDQGVTGGLLTLQSFIKYFPTIATSGAYYDSLTQAEQSTQSTRQGIVVAAYNLGCFAGSIPTIWVGNWLGRRKTIFLGSFIMVIGALLQCTAYQLPQLIVGRLVTGFGNGMNTSTVPTWQSECCKSNHRGKLVMIEGAMITCGITISYWIDFGLLFADPNEVAWRFPLAFQIFFAAIILAFVMFLPESPRWLVLKGREDEAKEVLGALLGDGTDPTFLQTEFTAIKATVLEMAKGSFKDMFTMDEDRHFHRTVLAYVNQMFQQISGINLITYYIPVVLEEQMGMTLINSRLIAACNGTEYFIASWIAVFTIEKFGRRTLMLFGAAGMSISMIILAITASLKTSEANIACIVFLFVFNTFFAIGWLGMTWLYPAEIVPLKIRAPANALATSSNWIFNFLVVMITPVAFDNIDYQTYIIFAVINAFIVPVVFFFYPETTRRSLEEMDRIFRKTKSIFSVVRIANEEPHMYGKHGELLHTLDDVEDEAVRRASVLSHAHKELEKDSSENDSTNKA